From a single Verrucomicrobiia bacterium genomic region:
- a CDS encoding DUF721 domain-containing protein: MTPALRAKVLHEWRPSFGDGDAHGQKSANSANQLVPLVMKQLGLGERLQQSQVFFLWPTIVGSDIARHAQPVSLKNGLLIVACDHPMWLQEITRYSKPLILQKVQERLGKKAVRDISFRIG; the protein is encoded by the coding sequence ATGACGCCCGCGCTGCGAGCCAAAGTCCTCCACGAATGGCGGCCATCCTTCGGCGATGGCGACGCGCATGGCCAAAAGTCGGCGAATTCCGCGAACCAACTCGTCCCGCTCGTGATGAAGCAACTCGGTCTCGGAGAGCGGCTCCAGCAATCGCAGGTTTTCTTCCTTTGGCCCACCATCGTGGGCAGCGACATCGCCCGCCACGCGCAGCCGGTCAGCCTTAAGAACGGCCTGCTGATCGTCGCCTGCGATCACCCCATGTGGCTGCAGGAAATTACGCGCTACTCCAAGCCGCTCATTCTACAAAAAGTCCAGGAGCGTCTCGGCAAAAAGGCTGTCCGCGACATTTCCTTCCGCATCGGCTGA
- a CDS encoding ferredoxin — protein sequence MAVFANRYPENVPGKFYVDDQCIDCDLCRETAPDNFTRNEDGGYSYVYKQPTSPDEDALCKEAMEGCPVEAIGSDGVEAAAVTPAQPSSQPHAQ from the coding sequence ATGGCTGTATTTGCAAATCGGTATCCGGAAAACGTGCCCGGGAAGTTCTACGTGGACGACCAGTGCATCGATTGTGATCTGTGCCGCGAAACGGCCCCGGATAATTTCACGCGGAACGAAGATGGTGGCTACAGCTACGTCTACAAGCAGCCGACTTCGCCCGACGAGGACGCCCTTTGCAAGGAAGCGATGGAAGGCTGTCCTGTCGAGGCCATCGGCAGCGATGGCGTGGAAGCCGCCGCCGTGACCCCCGCGCAACCATCTTCGCAGCCGCACGCGCAATGA